The following are from one region of the Aspergillus chevalieri M1 DNA, chromosome 1, nearly complete sequence genome:
- the DNA2 gene encoding bifunctional ATP-dependent DNA helicase/ssDNA endodeoxyribonuclease DNA2 (COG:L;~EggNog:ENOG410PHGW;~InterPro:IPR022765,IPR041677,IPR014808,IPR026851, IPR027417,IPR041679;~PFAM:PF08696,PF06023,PF13245,PF13087,PF12705, PF01930,PF13604,PF05127;~go_function: GO:0004386 - helicase activity [Evidence IEA];~go_function: GO:0017108 - 5'-flap endonuclease activity [Evidence IEA];~go_function: GO:0017116 - single-stranded DNA helicase activity [Evidence IEA];~go_process: GO:0033567 - DNA replication, Okazaki fragment processing [Evidence IEA]), with amino-acid sequence MSKPLNSYPISSKSRTKLHAFRYDDDAEKSTEKSPAKSSSKSNHATKENQASWLNGVVEQEEPRPGKEPLSSQTTETKQIKECPQTPMNRLPLADLIGNAEDAISRAPGQELTPEDHVIWQHVPTSSNSGSVSRSARGKKRRHSATPSSSPLADNSNYANQEPLDMQSAQALLKTPQNDLATDLWNNYVGKGVLNGNGDLPPPRLQNLLSSSPQTPASAKKGRDSSGLRRAISCNVDWPTSKAKRRRMDGDGSRTGRNIFSRSRSNVVDSGNAKTTSLRSLVEKMESLHKAPAAPADPPGSSSVPVRANVQQRNRSIPPIEDKTALKVSGMAGSKDTTNTLGPNSRELQETTPQGSSSEFEDDDLDMDLLEFADTTLDSFTEPTQSRSTVHSVKPVPTNRPVSKEQHMYDHSMEAMPHSTNVGMNIRNAANDIDEFDDDDDELPENIRMVLDGCDKAPVAAKPESSPTPKHAVSTNSSKEIEKPDSSSGDEFDDEDFDFEAIEQSMRHPGDNGRSHNIRSRQAIKRYLIADTAEDTYTTPKGRAQPEQILLVQDEKSKLRKVIILRESWFDSPCSKDSYIHLIGEFDAQGHCIVDDSQNMIILHPDHLISATVVSDSTSCQRRAVLQERIKYSGDIGKAQVFGNVFHEIFQEAMKKNRWDLSSLKSLATNVLSKHVEDLYIIQMTMAQAVEYVMGRIPALRSWAETFLRVKPTNESVVEDRNSSKMRLSINKLLEVEEHIWSPMYGLKGNVDATVQIACNDGEGDKNLVIPLELKTGNRDTNHAHRAQTALYTLLLSDRYDVDVNFGLLYYLEISKIFRIRGIRHELLQMIQERNRLAGYVRQRLQLPPMVKRPGMCNKCYAKTPCLIYHKLADDGNGDSSGLGDDFDKDTDHLTPQHQAFFKKWDQLLTKEEQDMMKFRRELWTLLSTEREALGRCFGNVVIEPGSSSDDNDNVKINRYRYTFIKKQASPSFSFTESQLTLGEPIVVSDEKGHFALANGYVVQVSPKRITVAVDRRLHNARTKTPGFDSKWNQSFKGVMEILDNGASATTAQADDSEEEMVYRLDKDEFSNGMAIVRNNIVAMMERDLFQAKQLRRLIVDNEPPVFKPTSSHKMSEAGMSNLNIDQKRAIDKVMSAKDYALVLGMPGTGKTTTIAHIIRALVSQGKSVLLTSYTHTAVDNILLKIRGENVRILRIGATAKVHPEVQQFVDLAATPRNSVEEVQARYENPQIVATTCLGVNHSIFSRRIFDYCIVDEASQITLPVCLGPIRMARTFILVGDHFQLPPLVQNKEAQEGGLDVSLFKLLSAAHPDSVVNLEHQYRMAEDIMLLSNNLIYSGHLKCGTPEVASRSLEIPNIAGLEQHHIDQFPQTPTMRQRCLGTSQGRCWLRDLVDPSVKTRFVNTDTLVTTALEVAVGSRIVNTTESTLCAQLVEAFISCGISARNIGVITFYRSQLSVLKQDLRHYLPELEMHTADKFQGRDKEVVILSCVRSNAENYVGDLLSDWRRVNVAFTRARTKLLVVGSKNTLRDGNELLGKYMNLVENRGWVYDLPEGAIENHVFQHDSLSATQTQPPRASQSKPSFTPKKRPSQTKAARNPLSPVQDGQGPNGAKQPAKKGAKILNGNRVIGNRPILQDVVNDFVG; translated from the exons ATGTCGAAACCCCTCAATTCGTACCcgatttcttcgaagtcccGCACGAAATTGCACGCCTTCCGATATGACGACGATGCCGAGAAAAGTACTGAGAAGTCGCCAGCCAAGTCATCGTCGAAATCAAACCATGCAACCAAGGAGAACCAAGCGTCATGGCTAAATGGAGTGGTGGAACAAGAGGAGCCGCGGCCCGGCAAAGAACCACTTTCGAGCCAAACGACAGAAACCAAGCAAATCAAAGAGTGCCCACAGACTCCCATGAACAGGCTCCCTTTGGCAGATTTAATTGGAAATGCGGAAGATGCCATCAGCCGGGCTCCAGGACAAGAGCTTACCCCGGAAGATCATGTTATTTGGCAGCATGTCCCTACGAGTTCCAATTCAGGCTCGGTGTCTCGATCCGCACGAGGCAAGAAGCGTCGTCACAGTGCAACTCCGAGCAGTTCTCCTCTAGCAGACAATTCGAATTACGCGAATCAAGAACCCCTCGACATGCAATCCGCCCAAGCGTTGCTCAAAACGCCACAAAACGATTTGGCCACTGATTTATGGAACAATTACGTCGGAAAAGGTGTACTGAACGGCAACGGTGACCTCCCTCCACCTCGCCTGCAAAACCTCCTGTCATCATCTCCTCAAACTCCGGCATCGGCCAAGAAAGGCCGAGATTCATCAGGCTTGAGACGTGCCATCAGCTGTAATGTCGATTGGCCAACGTCAAAAGCAAAGCGGCGGAGAATGGACGGAGATGGCTCAAGAACCGGCCGCAACATATTTTCTCGATCTAGAAGCAACGTTGTCGATTCGGGAAATGCGAAGACTACAAGCCTCAGGTCTCTCGTCGAAAAGATGGAAAGTCTTCACAAAGCCcctgctgctcctgctgatcCACCCGGCTCATCATCTGTGCCTGTGCGCGCAAATGTACAACAACGGAACCGATCGATACCCCCGATTGAAGATAAAACGGCCCTGAAAGTTTCTGGAATGGCGGGCAGCAAAGATACGACAAACACTCTTGGACCAAATTCTCGGGAGTTGCAAGAGACAACTCCCCAAGGATCTTCATCTGAATTCGAAGATGACGACTTGGATATGGATCTCCTTGAATTTGCGGATACCACCTTGGACTCATTCACAGAGCCAACGCAATCACGCAGTACTGTGCATTCGGTGAAACCTGTACCGACAAATAGGCCTGTTTCAAAAGAACAGCACATGTACGACCACAGCATGGAGGCAATGCCTCATAGTACCAATGTGGGCATGAACATCAGAAATGCTGCCAACGACATTGACGAattcgatgatgatgatgacgaactACCAGAAAATATACGCATGGTTCTAGATGGATGTGATAAAGCGCCTGTTGCCGCCAAGCCAGAATCCTCACCGACTCCTAAGCACGCTGTTTCGACAAATTCATCCAAAGAGATCGAGAAACCAGATTCATCCTCTGGTGATGAATTTGACGACGAAGATTTCGATTTCGAGGCCATCGAACAGTCAATGAGGCACCCAGGTGATAATGGACGAAGTCAT AACATTAGAAGTCGACAGGCTATCAAACGCTATTTGATCGCGGATACTGCGGAGGATACGTATACCACGCCGAAAGGACGCGCTCAGCCAGAGCAG ATACTTTTAGTCCAGGATGAAAAATCCAAACTTAGAAAAGTGATCATTCTGCGTGAATCCTGGTTCGATAGTCCCTGCAGCAAGGATTCGTATATCCACTTAATCGGCGAGTTCGACGCACAAGGACATTGTATCGTGGATGATTCTCAAAACATGATCATTCTCCATCCAGACCACTTAATCTCAGCAACTGTTGTCTCGGACTCTACCAGCTGCCAACGCCGAGCCGTACTTCAGGAGCGCATCAAATATTCTGGCGACATTGGAAAGGCACAAGTTTTTGGAAACGTTTTTCATGAAATTTTCCAAGAGGCTATGAAGAAAAACAGGTGGGACTTGAGCTCGTTAAAGAGCTTGGCTACCAACGTCCTGAGCAAACACGTCGAAGACCTCTATATAATCCAAATGACTATGGCCCAAGCAGTTGAATATGTGATGGGGAGAATCCCAGCTTTGAGGTCTTGGGCAGAAACCTTTCTCAGAGTCAAACCTACG AACGAATCCGTTGTCGAAGATCGGAATAGTTCTAAAATGCGGTTGAGTATCAACAAACTCCTCGAAGTTGAGGAGCATATATGGTCTCCAATGTACGGGCTCAAAGGCAATGTCGACGCGACGGTACAAATTGCCTGTAACGATGGGGAAGGTGACAAAAACCTTGTCATTCCACTTGAACTCAAGACAGGAAACCGGGATACAAATCACGCTCATAGGGCTCAGACTGCCCTTTATACTTTGCTGCTCTCGGATCGATATG ATGTGGACGTGAACTTTGGGCTACTTTACTACCTCGAGATATCGAAGATCTTTCGTATACGTGGTATTCGACATGAGCTGCTGCAAATGATCCAGGAACGCAATCGCCTAGCTGGATATGTGCGCCAAAGACTCCAACTGCCGCCAATGGTGAAAAGGCCAGGAATGTGTAATAAGTGCTATGCGAAGACACCTTGCTTGATCTATCACAAGTTGGCGGATGATGGAAATGGCGATTCCAGTGGACTGGGTGATGACTTCGACAAGGACACTGACCATTTGACTCCCCAGCACCAGGCATTCTTCAAGAAATGGGACCAGCTTCTGACGAAGGAGGAGCAAGATATGATGAAATTCCGACGCGAGCTCTGGACTCTGCTGAGTACCGAAAGAGAAGCTCTTGGGCGCTGTTTCGGCAACGTCGTTATTGAACCTGGATCGTCTTCAGATGACAATGATAATGTCAAGATAAATCGGTACCGGTACACATTCATCAAAAAGCAAGCGTCTCCGTCATTCTCGTTTACCGAGTCTCAGCTCACTTTAGGAGAGCCAATTGTGGTATCTGATGAAAAAGGCCATTTCGCCCTCGCAAACGGATACGTGGTTCAAGTCAGCCCCAAGCGTATCACGGTTGCTGTGGACCGGAGGCTGCACAATGCCAGGACTAAGACTCCAGGTTTTGATTCCAAGTGGAACCAATCATTCAAGGGTGTCATGGAGATTCTTGACAACGGCGCCTCTGCGACTACTGCTCAGGCGGATGACTCTGAAGAAGAGATGGTATATCGGCTCGACAAGGATGAGTTCAGCAATGGAATGGCAATTGTTCGGAATAACATCGTCGCCATGATGGAGAGGGATTTATTCCAGGCTAAACAACTGAGAAGGCTAATCGTGGATAACGAGCCTCCTGTGTTTAAGCCCACGTCATCCCACAAGATGTCAGAGGCTGGCATGTCAAATCTGAACATTGATCAGAAACGGGCCATTGACAAGGTCATGAGCGCCAAGGACTATGCACTGGTTCTTGGGATGCCTGGGACGGGAAAGACAACCACGATCGCACATATTATCCGAGCATTGGTGTCCCAAGGGAAAAGCGTCCTCTTGACTTCCTATACTCATACCGCAGTTGATAACATTCTGCTCAAGATCCGTGGCGAGAACGTTCGGATTCTGCGCATTGGGGCTACTGCTAAGGTCCATCCTGAAGTCCAGCAGTTTGTGGACTTAGCCGCAACCCCTAGAAACTCCGTCGAAGAGGTACAGGCAAGATACGAGAATCCGCAAATTGTTGCAACTACCTGCCTGGGTGTCAATCATAGTATATTCAGCCGACGCATATTCGACTATTGTATTGTCGATGAGGCATCGCAGATTACTCTTCCCGTTTGTTTAGGGCCTATTCGGATGGCAAGAACCTTCATTCTTGTTGGTGATCATTTCCAGTTGCCTCCGCTTGTACAGAAcaaagaggcccaagagggTGGCCTCGACGTCAGTCTTTTTAAATTGTTGTCTGCTGCTCATCCAGATTCTGTGGTGAACCTGGAACATCAGTATCGAATGGCGGAGGATATCATGCTTCTTTCGAACAACCTTATCTATTCGGGACATCTGAAATGTGGCACGCCCGAGGTCGCATCACGCTCGCTAGAGATCCCCAATATTGCTGGGCTTGAGCAACATCATATCGACCAATTTCCGCAAACCCCGACTATGCGACAGCGCTGTCTAGGTACGAGTCAAGGTCGTTGTTGGCTTCGGGATCTCGTTGATCCCTCAGTTAAGACCCGTTTTGTGAATACGGACACGCTTGTAACGACGGCTTTGGAGGTGGCAGTGGGCTCGAGGATTGTGAACACAACCGAGTCAACGCTTTGTGCTCAACTCGTTGAAGCATTTATTTCCTGCGGCATATCAGCGCGCAACATTGGCGTTATTACTTTCTACCGCAGCCAACTCTCAGTATTAAAGCAAGATCTTCGACACTACTTGCCAGAACTTGAAATGCACACTGCAGACAAGTTCCAAGGACGAGACAAAGAAGTTGTGATCCTGAGCTGCGTGCGAAGCAATGCAGAGAACTATGTCGGTGATCTGCTTAGCGATTGGAGACGAGTCAATGTCGCATTTACACGAGCCCGGACCAAACTCCTCGTGGTTGGCAGCAAGAACACGTTGCGGGATGGCAACGAACTTCTTGGTAAATACATGAACCTGGTGGAAAACCGCGGATGGGTGTATGATCTACCAGAAGGCGCGATTGAGAATCATGTCTTCCAGCACGATAGCTTGAGCGCCACACAAACACAACCTCCTCGTGCTTCACAGAGCAAACCATCTTTCACTCCGAAGAAAAGACCCTCTCAGACTAAGGCTGCCCGGAATCCTCTCAGTCCAGTACAGGATGGACAAGGCCCGAATGGCGCCAAACAGCCGGCCAAGAAGGGTGCCAAAATACTGAACGGTAATAGGGTCATTGGAAATCGACCTATTCTGCAGGACGTGGTGAACGACTTTGTTGGTTGA
- a CDS encoding uncharacterized protein (COG:S;~EggNog:ENOG410PQQZ;~InterPro:IPR019329;~PFAM:PF10183;~TransMembrane:1 (o64-82i)) encodes MSARLFSNRLRSSLLARRPQNVQGFSTRSNLRAADHGDHYDPPTGYLFGVKPGQKYVKEGWENLWYYGFIGSLLVAGVAYIFKPDSSIQTWALEEARRRLEAEGILEDPDKAQRK; translated from the exons ATGTCCGCCCGTCTTTTCTCGAATCGCCTCCGCTCTTCCCTCCTCGCTCGGAGGCCGCAAAACGTCCAGGGATTCTCCACCCGGAGCAACCTCCGTGCCGCTGACCACGGTGACCACTACGATCCTCCTACCGGATACCTTTTCGGTGTTAAGCCGGGTCAGAAATATGTGAAGGAAGGCTGGGAGAACCTTTGGTACTACGGATTCATTGGAAGCTTGCTCGTTGCCGGTGTCGCATATATCTTCAAGCCGGACTCTTC GATACAAACATGGGCTCTGGAAGAGGCACGGCGACGACTGGAAGCTGAGGGCATCCTGGAGGACCCAGACAAGGCTCAAAGGAAGTAG
- the NIT2_1 gene encoding carbon-nitrogen hydrolase family protein (COG:E;~EggNog:ENOG410PG53;~InterPro:IPR036526,IPR003010;~PFAM:PF00795;~go_process: GO:0006807 - nitrogen compound metabolic process [Evidence IEA]), with amino-acid sequence MAIAAVGQICSTASMTANLAQCQTLVRKAVAAGAKALFLPEASDYIGSSAAETISLARSVNDSEFVLGLQKEAEQANLHINVGIHEPAQGGKVKNTLVWINEKGDITQRYQKVHLFDVDIKGGPVLKESASVEKGMEILSPFATPVGRVGLSICFDLRFPEISLALKRQNAEIITYPSAFTVPTGNAHWEALLRARAIETQSYVIAAAQAGPHNEKRRSYGHSVIVNPWGEVVAKLGDEYREPQIATAEIDLDLLAKIRKEMPLLRRTDIYTEV; translated from the exons ATGGCCATTGCA GCCGTGGGGCAAATATGCTCGACTGCGAGCATGACTGCAAACCTCGCTCAGTGTCAAACATTGGTACGAAAGGCAGTTGCTGCTGGTGCTAAG GCACTGTTTCTACCGGAAGCCTCGGACTACATTGGCTCCTCGGCAGCAGAGACAATATCATTGGCACGTTCGGTAAATGATAGTGAATTCGTCTTAGGTCTCCAAAAAGAGGCTGAGCAGGCAAACCTTCACATCAATGTTGGAATACATGAGCCTGCGCAGGGTGGCAAAGTGAAGAATACTCTTGTATGGATCAATGAGAAGGGAGATATTACACAGCGATATCAGAAAGTCCACCTTTTCGATGTCGATATCAAAGGGGGGCCGGTACTGAAGGAGAGTGC GAGTGTTGAGAAAGGTATGGAAATCTTGTCTCCATTTGCAACTCCAGTGGGACGGGTTGGCCTCTCTATATGCTTCGAT CTACGCTTCCCCGAGATCAGCCTGGCGTTGAAGCGCCAGAATGCAGAAATAATCACGTACCCTTCAGCATTCACAGTCCCAACAGGGAATGCACACTGGGAGGCCCTGCTCCGCGCGAGGGCTATAGAAACACAGTCATATGTGATAGCGGCAGCACAAGCCGGTCCTCATAATGAGAAACGAAGGAGCTATGGCCACTCGGTGATTGTTAACCCATGGGGAGAAGTCGTGGCAAAACTTGGTGATGAATACAGAGAACCGCAAATTGCGACTGCAGAAATCGATTTGGATCTTTTGGCCAAAATCCGTAAAGAGATGCCGTTGCTCAGGAGgacagatatatatactgAAGTATGA
- the DIS3 gene encoding exosome catalytic subunit DIS3 (BUSCO:EOG09260AQB;~COG:J;~EggNog:ENOG410PHAG;~InterPro:IPR001900,IPR012340,IPR033770,IPR033771, IPR022966,IPR041505,IPR029060,IPR002716;~PFAM:PF17215,PF17216,PF13638,PF00773,PF17849;~go_function: GO:0003723 - RNA binding [Evidence IEA];~go_function: GO:0004540 - ribonuclease activity [Evidence IEA]): MKSLRRDFSSNPQAANVSSKIFVRSTKSGKVQKIVRELYLRQDIPCSSKLCLTCPSVAPADANGNIAPFVLSDKPAGTAAFPQGHYLVPDTNALLNGMDLFEHTGAFYDVIILQTVLEELKNQSLPLYNRLLSLIKTDEKRFYLFFNEFRLETHVRRGPEESINDRNDRAVRTVAKWYSEHLRLAAKRKKEKAFPVIVMITDDKGSLQKAKQEDVTALSLADYVSGLEDSDRLLDMINEAREARDTKDARGQLFYPEYYSMSKLMTGLRAGTLHQGVFSVSPYNYLEGTVNVAAFDKPLLILGRDNSNRAIAGDVVVIEVLPKDQWKSPSTKIVDEEAVTRNDNPDTEDTEPVVTDRERKALQEEARKAHGKYSEGQPQPTARVVGVIKRNWRQYVGHVDSGSTGVQTSSGRRQQNVFVLPMDKKVPKIRVRTRQAGDLLGQRILVTIDAWDRDSRYPTGHFIRSLGELETKGAETEALLLEYDVQYKPFPKVVLDCLPPQGHDWKVPASKEDIGWKGRRDLRDLLICSIDPPGCQDIDDALHARLLPNGNFEVGVHIADVSHFVKPNNAMDLEASLRGTTVYLVDKRIDMLPHLLGTDLCSLKPYVERYAFSVLWEMTPNAEVVSADFTKSVIRSREAFSYEQAQLRIDDKSQNDELTQGMRTLLHMSKILRQKRMDAGALNLASPEVRIETDNDEVGDPLTDVKTKAMLETNSLVEEFMLHANITVAAKIYSAFSQTALLRRHATPPPQNFEELINQLAKKRNMELDVSSSRALAESLDRCVDAKNPFFNTLVRILATRCMTSAEYFSAGAHAESEFRHYGLASPIYTHFTSPIRRYADLMVHRQLASAIGYEGEDGRATLEGITTRNRLEDICRNINYRHRNGQFAGRASIEYYVGQALKARGEKLAANGIDTGIDEEGYVMRVFENGVVVFVPRFGIEGVVRLEDFVLPGESAVRAVEDRRELAIRRETEFDREEYTLQVSEKGHPENERGVTIELFQKVQVNVSSIKEEGRGAGKRRVRILVTGAGK; this comes from the exons ATGAAAAGTTTGCGAAGAGATTTCTCTTCGAACCCGCAAGCCGCAAATGTTAGCAGCAAAATCTTTGTGAGGTCCACGAAAAGTGGTAAGGTGCAAAAGATCGTTCGTGAGCTTTACCTGAGACAGGATATTCCTTGCTCATCCAAGCTATGCTTGACATGCCCGTCGGTCGCACCTGCAGATGCAAATGGGAACa TTGCACCTTTCGTTCTCTCAGATAAACCCGCCGGCACGGCCGCCTTTCCTCAAGGACATTACCTTGTCCCCGATACGAATGCGCTGTTGAATGGGATGGATCTATTTGAGCACACCGGGGCGTTCTACGATGTGATTATTCTGCAAACCGTTCTCGAAGAGTTGAAAAACCAGTCGTTACCGCTCTACAACCGCCTGTTGTCATTGATTAAGACCGACGAGAAGCGCTTTTATCTTTTCTTCAACGAATTTAGATTGGAGACGCACGTTCGGAGAGGCCCTGAGGAATCGATCAACGATAGAAATGACCGAGCCGTGCGAACCGTGGCTAAGTGGTATTCAGAACACCTTCGCCTTGCAGCtaagagaaagaaggagaaggcttTTCCGGTTATTGTTATGATAACGGACGACAAGGGGAGTTTACAAAAAGCGAAGCAGGAGGATGTGACGGCATTGTCGCTCGCAGATTATGTGTCGGGCTTGGAGGATTCTGACAGGTTACTGGACATGATTAATGAGGCTAGAGAGGCAAGGGATACCAAAGATGCTCGCGGCCAGCTGTTTTACCCAGAGTATTACTCTATGTCGAAGCTGATGACAGGTCTGAGGGCTGGTACATTACATCAGGGTGTCTTCAGTGTATCGCCGTACAATTATCTGGAGGGGACCGTCAACGTCGCGGCATTTGATAAGCCTCTACTTATTCTGGGTCGGGATAACAGCAACAGAGCTATCGCCGGTGATGTCGTTGTGATCGAAGTCCTTCCAAAGGACCAATGGAAGTCTCCATCAACGAAGATTGTCGACGAAGAAGCGGTCACTAGAAATGATAACCCAGACACTGAGGATACAGAACCTGTGGTGACGGATAGGGAGCGTAAGGCATTGCAAGAGGAGGCCCGAAAAGCCCATGGCAAGTACTCTGAAGGTCAACCACAGCCCACAGCTCGAGTCGTTGGGGTTATCAAGCGGAATTGGAGGCAATACGTTGGACATGTCGACTCAGGCTCGACAGGCGTGCAAACTAGTTCTGGCCGGCGACAGCAGAATGTCTTCGTGCTACCTATGGATAAGAAGGTCCCGAAGATCAGGGTCCGAACTCGCCAAGCAGGTGATTTGTTGGGTCAGCGGATTTTGGTCACGATTGACGCCTGGGATCGGGATTCTCGGTATCCCACTGGACACTTTATACGCTCTTTGGGTGAACTGGAGACGAAGGGCGCGGAGACGGAAGCTCTGCTTCTTGAATATGACGTCCAGTACAAGCCCTTTCCCAAAGTGGTTCTCGATTGTCTCCCACCTCAAGGTCACGACTGGAAGGTCCCTGCGAGCAAGGAAGATATCGGTTGGAAGGGACGGAGAGATCTTAGAGATCTCCTCATTTGCAGTATTGACCCTCCTGGCTGTCaagatattgatgacgcccTTCACGCACGGCTTCTGCCGAACGGCAACTTCGAGGTGGGTGTCCACATTGCCGATGTGTCTCACTTTGTCAAGCCAAACAATGCAATGGACCTTGAGGCAAGCCTTCGTGGAACCACTGTGTATCTGGTCGACAAGCGTATTGATATGCTTCCGCATCTGCTTGGTACAGACCTTTGCTCCCTCAAGCCATACGTGGAACGCTATGCTTTCTCGGTCCTGTGGGAGATGACACCAAACGCTGAAGTCGTTTCGGCAGACTTTACCAAGTCCGTGATTCGGTCACGTGAAGCCTTCAGTTACGAGCAAGCACAGCTGCGCATCGATGATAAGTCCCAGAATGACGAACTGACGCAAGGCATGCGAACCTTGCTCCATATGTCCAAGATCCTTCGTCAGAAGCGTATGGATGCGGGTGCGCTGAACCTCGCTTCTCCAGAAGTTCGGATTGAGACGGACAACGACGAAGTCGGAGATCCCTTGACAGATGTCAAGACCAAAGCGATGCTGGAAACCAATAGTCTGGTTGAGGAATTCATGCTTCATGCCAACATTACGGTTGCCGCCAAAATCTACAGCGCCTTCTCCCAAACAGCCTTATTACGACGACACGCCACTCCTCCACCGCAGAATTTTGAAGAACTCATCAACCAGCTTGCCAAGAAGCGGAACATGGAACTTGATGTATCCAGCTCCAGGGCACTCGCCGAGTCCTTAGATCGCTGTGTGGACGCGAAGAATCCGTTTTTCAACACACTTGTCCGTATCCTGGCGACTCGTTGCATGACCTCCGCAGAGTATTTCTCCGCTGGCGCTCATGCTGAATCTGAATTCCGCCACTATGGTCTGGCATCGCCAATCTACACGCACTTTACCTCGCCCATCCGACGATATGCGGATCTGATGGTTCACCGACAACTTGCGTCCGCCATCGGTTACGAGGGTGAAGACGGCCGAGCCACTCTCGAGGGTATCACCACCCGCAACCGGCTCGAAGATATCTGTCGGAACATTAACTACCGTCATCGCAATGGTCAATTCGCCGGACGTGCTAGCATTGAGTACTACGTCGGACAGGCCCTGAAGGCCCGTGGTGAGAAGCTCGCGGCCAATGGCATTGACACTGGTATTGATGAGGAAGGATACGTCATGCGAGTATTCGAGAACGGCGTGGTGGTCTTTGTGCCCCGATTTGGTATCGAGGGTGTCGTTCGTCTGGAAGACTTTGTGCTCCCCGGTGAGTCGGCAGTGAGGGCAGTCGAAGACCGACGCGAATTGGCCATTCGTAGGGAGACGGAGTTCGACCGGGAGGAGTATACCTTGCAGGTCTCAGAAAAGGGCCATCCGGAGAATGAACGGGGGGTGACAATTGAGCTCTTCCAGAAGGTGCAGGTGAATGTCAGCTCGATCAAGGAGGAAGGTCGGGGTGCTGGGAAGAGACGAGTGCGGATTTTGGTGACGGGGGCAGGAAAATAA